Below is a genomic region from Brassica rapa cultivar Chiifu-401-42 unplaced genomic scaffold, CAAS_Brap_v3.01 Scaffold0073, whole genome shotgun sequence.
GATTCCGATGaggaagaaaaaggagaagttacaaatatatttCAGAATCTTGCAGGTTTAAAATCTCATGATGGATGCTATGTTCATCATAAGCTTTTGTACGAGCTTGAGGTCGAGATCTTTGCTCGTCTTCCATGCTTCGAATACTGGAAACTGCAGTTTCTTAACAAGAAATTTTTGCAGTTGTTAAAAAGTGGTGAAATTTTCAGGGTGAGACAAGAAAAGGGACTTGTAAAACCCTACGTGATTTTGCATTCAGGGGCTGGATCAAATTGGGAAATGTTTGATAAGGATTTTAAAACCTTTCAGAGACTTcctaaagttccttcttctgatTATTGCTTTTTCCACAGCGATAAGGAAACAATATGTGTGGGTACTCAACTAATTGTCATTGGAAGAGAAATAGAGGGAATTGTGGTGTTTCGCTACGAGCTAGAGAATCATAAGTGGTTCAAAGGTCCTTCAATGATCACACCGAGGGTCATGTACGGTTCTGCTAGCCATGGAAAAACCGCATTCTTTGCAGGAGGCATTCAAATGGATGACAATGGAAACCCTATTGTTGTGCGAACTGTGGAAAAGTATAATGCTGATGCAAAAAGTTGGACTATGATTAATGGAATGCATAAAGCAAGGAAGTTCAGCTCAGGATGTTTCTTGCGTGGAAAATTTTATGTCCTCGGTGGCAGAGATGAGAATGATAAACACCTCACTTGTGGAGAAAGTTATGATGAGACCACAAATTCTTGGGAGTTGATACCTGACATGTTGAAAGACATGACATTCATTACGCCTTCCCAATCTCCGCCTCTTATAGCTGTGGTTGATGACAATCTATACATGTTGGAGACATCTTTGAACGAGCTTCGCGTATATGATATAAACACAAATATTTGGAAGAAACTTGGTGTTGTCCCTGTGAGCACAAACACTACCTTTGGTTGGGGGACTGCGTTTAAATCGATGGGAGATAGACTTCTGGTTGTTGGCTCTTCTCACTCTTGGCATAGGAAAGGAATAGTCTACTCATGCCGTCCTTCTCCAGACGTGGAAGAGCAGCACTGGGAAGAATTAAAATATTGGTGCAGTGGTGCTAAGCTCCCACAGTTTATTCATAACTGCTGTGTGATGTTTGCTTAAAGTTGTTTCCGAGGCAAACTTGTTTTGTATTTGTGCTTACAATAATTTTGTGGCCATGACGcccaaaacaattaaaattgtggctttatgttgtttttgttttctgaatttttgtttGGCATTTGAGATACAAATGTTGTTGTTTTTCGTTTATCTTAAGTGCTTATGTTTGtgcaaaaaaacaaagattaatgTTGTTTATGTAATGATTATTGAattttattgtttgttttcCCCTCTTTAGACATTAATGTCACCTAATCATGTTCATTTAAA
It encodes:
- the LOC117129715 gene encoding F-box/kelch-repeat protein At3g27150-like — encoded protein: MLLKVLFWNLQEMMSKDMAKINQDMLMLRDDQTPKVGASLSQSKRRKISIVGIKPNIPDLNVKPCYDSDEEEKGEVTNIFQNLAGLKSHDGCYVHHKLLYELEVEIFARLPCFEYWKLQFLNKKFLQLLKSGEIFRVRQEKGLVKPYVILHSGAGSNWEMFDKDFKTFQRLPKVPSSDYCFFHSDKETICVGTQLIVIGREIEGIVVFRYELENHKWFKGPSMITPRVMYGSASHGKTAFFAGGIQMDDNGNPIVVRTVEKYNADAKSWTMINGMHKARKFSSGCFLRGKFYVLGGRDENDKHLTCGESYDETTNSWELIPDMLKDMTFITPSQSPPLIAVVDDNLYMLETSLNELRVYDINTNIWKKLGVVPVSTNTTFGWGTAFKSMGDRLLVVGSSHSWHRKGIVYSCRPSPDVEEQHWEELKYWCSGAKLPQFIHNCCVMFA